A stretch of Neisseria subflava DNA encodes these proteins:
- a CDS encoding ABC transporter permease: MQVWIRRFALLLLPLGFLAIMVAAPLLSLAFYDGEGAWAEVVADDYMRLRLGWTVAQAVLTCVLVTALGVPAAWVLARMDFAGRRTVLRLLMLPFVMPTLVAGMGVLALFGAHGMLAAGWQDTPWLLIYGNVFFNLPVLVRSAYQGFVRVPQARLLSAQSLGADAWRRFVWVEWPVVRAWVAGGACLVFLYCFSGFGLALLLGGERFATVEVEIYRLVAYELDMARASVLVWLVLAVTAAAGGLYAYWSRRVAVDKSVSPLPPRAPIWAWEKWLTATVLVMLALCCLLPLAAVWLKAVSAGSSWAVLLEAQTWAAVWNTVRFSAAAVAAATVLGVLYAAAARQMAWLRALMFLPFMVSPVCIAFGVLLLYPQWTASLWLLTATYALLAYPFVAKDVLAAWDGLPKDYAAAARTMGANAFQTACYVTAPLLKPALRRGLTLASATCIGEFAATLFLSRPEWQTLTTLIYDYLGRAGADNYGRAMVLTAVLTALALSAFLLVDEAEGQKAV; encoded by the coding sequence ATGCAGGTTTGGATTCGGCGGTTTGCGCTGTTGCTTCTGCCTTTGGGTTTCTTGGCGATTATGGTGGCCGCGCCTTTGCTATCGTTGGCGTTTTACGACGGCGAAGGCGCTTGGGCGGAAGTGGTGGCTGATGACTATATGCGCCTGCGCTTGGGCTGGACGGTGGCGCAGGCAGTTTTGACCTGCGTCTTGGTCACGGCTTTGGGCGTGCCTGCGGCGTGGGTGCTGGCGCGGATGGACTTTGCCGGACGGCGCACGGTTTTACGCCTGCTGATGCTGCCTTTTGTGATGCCGACTTTGGTGGCGGGCATGGGCGTGCTGGCTTTGTTTGGCGCACACGGTATGCTGGCTGCAGGTTGGCAGGACACACCGTGGCTGCTGATTTACGGTAATGTGTTTTTCAACCTGCCGGTTTTAGTGCGCTCGGCGTATCAGGGATTTGTGCGTGTGCCGCAGGCGCGGTTGCTGTCGGCGCAATCTTTGGGCGCGGACGCGTGGCGGCGGTTTGTCTGGGTCGAATGGCCGGTGGTGCGTGCGTGGGTTGCCGGCGGCGCGTGTCTGGTGTTTTTATATTGTTTTTCAGGCTTCGGGCTGGCCTTGCTGCTCGGCGGCGAACGTTTTGCAACGGTGGAAGTGGAAATCTACCGGCTGGTGGCGTATGAGTTGGACATGGCGCGTGCGTCGGTGCTGGTGTGGCTGGTGCTGGCGGTTACGGCGGCGGCAGGCGGTTTGTATGCGTATTGGAGCAGGCGCGTCGCTGTGGATAAGTCGGTCTCGCCTTTGCCTCCGCGTGCACCGATATGGGCTTGGGAAAAATGGCTGACGGCAACGGTATTGGTCATGTTGGCACTGTGCTGCCTGCTGCCTTTGGCGGCGGTATGGCTCAAGGCGGTATCGGCAGGCTCTTCATGGGCAGTCTTGCTAGAGGCGCAAACGTGGGCGGCTGTGTGGAACACCGTCCGTTTCTCTGCGGCAGCCGTGGCGGCGGCAACGGTTTTGGGCGTGCTGTATGCGGCGGCGGCACGGCAAATGGCGTGGTTGCGCGCGCTGATGTTTTTGCCGTTTATGGTGTCGCCCGTGTGCATCGCGTTTGGCGTTTTGTTGCTCTATCCGCAGTGGACGGCTTCGCTGTGGCTGCTGACCGCGACTTACGCGCTGTTGGCGTATCCGTTTGTGGCCAAAGATGTATTAGCCGCGTGGGATGGTTTGCCCAAAGATTACGCAGCGGCGGCGCGTACCATGGGCGCAAACGCTTTTCAGACGGCCTGTTATGTAACCGCGCCTTTATTGAAACCGGCTTTACGGCGTGGTCTGACTTTGGCTTCGGCAACGTGTATCGGCGAATTTGCGGCCACATTGTTCCTGTCGCGCCCCGAATGGCAGACGCTGACCACTTTGATTTACGATTATCTCGGACGCGCCGGTGCGGACAATTACGGACGGGCGATGGTGTTGACGGCGGTATTGACCGCTTTGGCTCTGTCGGCATTTTTGCTGGTGGACGAAGCGGAAGGGCAAAAGGCCGTCTGA